One window of Botrimarina mediterranea genomic DNA carries:
- the galK gene encoding galactokinase, whose amino-acid sequence MSIETAKPLADVVVGVKKTFADKFGAEKFSAGPQCVTAAPGRVNLIGEHTDYNDGFVLPMAIDRQTVVAASKRDDGRPVVRLYSMTMGGDAELSLEPDGAELPGWAKYARGVIDAYREEGIEVPAFDGVIDSTVPLGGGLSSSAALEVSLALAIETLAGVSLPGPQRALLCQKAEHRGAGVPCGIMDQFSSALCHKDHLMLLDCRSQEPHMAPFTDPSVSVLITNSNVKHELTGGEYAERRQQCEAAAEALGVKALRDVTPEQLAANASKLEPLPFKRARHITGENPRTEQAAAAVAASDWATVGELMYASHAAMRDDFEITVPEIDTLVEIAREIGPAGGVIGSRMTGGGFGGCTVTLVRTDKAEEVARTITERYRAATGIEPTCFTTRPAEGGRVLEG is encoded by the coding sequence ATGTCGATCGAAACCGCTAAGCCGCTTGCCGACGTTGTCGTTGGCGTGAAGAAGACGTTCGCTGACAAGTTCGGCGCAGAAAAATTTAGCGCTGGGCCGCAGTGTGTCACCGCGGCGCCGGGCCGCGTTAACCTTATCGGCGAGCACACCGACTACAACGACGGCTTCGTGCTGCCGATGGCGATCGATCGGCAGACGGTCGTCGCGGCTTCAAAACGTGACGACGGCCGGCCCGTGGTGCGGCTCTACAGCATGACGATGGGCGGCGACGCCGAGTTGTCGCTGGAACCGGACGGCGCCGAGCTTCCCGGTTGGGCCAAGTACGCTCGCGGAGTGATCGACGCGTATCGCGAAGAGGGCATCGAAGTGCCTGCGTTCGATGGCGTGATCGACTCGACCGTGCCGCTCGGCGGTGGGTTATCGAGTTCGGCGGCGCTCGAGGTGTCGCTGGCGCTGGCGATCGAGACGCTGGCCGGTGTGTCGCTTCCCGGGCCGCAGCGGGCCCTGCTCTGCCAGAAGGCCGAGCACCGCGGCGCCGGCGTGCCGTGTGGCATCATGGATCAGTTCAGCTCGGCCCTGTGCCACAAGGACCACCTGATGCTGCTCGACTGCCGGTCGCAAGAGCCGCACATGGCGCCGTTCACCGACCCGTCGGTCAGCGTGTTGATCACCAACAGCAACGTGAAGCACGAGCTCACCGGCGGCGAGTACGCCGAGCGCCGCCAGCAGTGCGAGGCGGCCGCCGAGGCGTTGGGCGTGAAGGCGTTGCGCGACGTGACGCCCGAGCAGCTTGCCGCCAATGCATCCAAGCTCGAACCGCTCCCTTTCAAGCGGGCGCGCCACATCACCGGCGAGAACCCGCGCACCGAGCAGGCCGCGGCGGCGGTGGCGGCGTCGGACTGGGCGACCGTCGGCGAGTTGATGTACGCCAGCCACGCGGCGATGCGTGACGACTTCGAGATCACCGTGCCTGAGATCGACACGCTGGTGGAGATCGCCCGCGAGATCGGCCCGGCCGGCGGCGTGATCGGTTCGCGGATGACGGGCGGCGGTTTTGGCGGCTGCACCGTGACCTTGGTCCGCACTGACAAAGCCGAAGAAGTCGCCCGCACGATCACCGAGCGTTACCGGGCGGCGACTGGCATCGAACCCACCTGCTTCACGACGCGCCCGGCGGAAGGCGGCCGCGTTCTAGAGGGCTGA
- a CDS encoding glycoside hydrolase family 2 TIM barrel-domain containing protein: MTAVRQLLTIAFSFFTVMAYAANDWENPAVFRVNKLAPRATFYRFDSAEAARDATRVNGGRSDSPYVKSLNGDWRFKYVGNVEERPTDFFESGFDDSGWDTIPVPSNWELQGHGQPIYTNVTYPFDKNPPFIAGRNGSPVGSYRTKFTVPAEWQGRTVEICFDGVESAFYLWCNGKKVGYSQDSRTPARFDLTSYLNKDGENILAVQVFRWSDGSYLEDQDFWRLSGIFRDVYLEGVPETHLADFEVQTELDDSYEDATLNLNVAAPGAPGVKAELFDAAGKSVATLESKKTDVAFDAQKGLVFGGKKKADAAPTTNLSAKIESPQLWTAETPNLYRLVVAITDADGETIEATALNVGFRKVEIKDGVLLVNGKYVYINGVNRHEHHPRTGHTISRESMIEDILLMKRNNINAVRTCHYPDSPEWYDLCDEYGLYLVDEANIESHGMGYGPESLAKQPEWGPAHLDRTKNVVERDKNHPSVVIWSLGNEAGNGVNFMTNYDWIKQRDPSRPVQYEQAYYRDRNTDIRCPMYDSIDRMVEYATGKMDGVKADRPLIQCEYAHAMGNSVGNFKEYWDAIRKHRLLQGGFIWDWVDQGLYKKIDGGEGEFFAYGGDFGDRPTDWNFCCNGLVQPDRKPNPHLHEVKKVYQRIETTHDAEKLGVLTVKNGYDHQSLGGIELAWKIEVDGEAMKRGVAKLPPLAAGESGEVNLPITAPPALPGQEAVLTVSYRLKDDALWADAGHEVAWEQFEIDPVLATAKSEKDPEGSGKSAVEKSEESFVLSAADAEVRIDRQTGFVESIAFEGDELIETPITPCYWRAPTDNDNGNQMPRRMGYWKKFAEGRKLVSCETVDNGDAVAAEFKSADDKVTETLTYRLSASGALAITHRVVASDTPDLPRVGLTMEAPKSMATATWFGRGPHESMWDRKTGAAVGRYSAPADSLTHDYVRPQETGQRCDVRWLALTSDTDRGLIVTGSPVFEFAVRPYTDEVLEAAKHPHEIKPGENLTLHLDHHQMGVGGDNSWGAWTHAEYRLPAGEYEHTVTLRPYRSGLGPVGVVARRP; this comes from the coding sequence ATGACCGCCGTTCGTCAGCTTCTCACAATCGCATTTAGTTTCTTCACGGTAATGGCCTACGCCGCCAACGACTGGGAGAACCCCGCGGTTTTCCGGGTCAACAAGCTCGCGCCGCGGGCGACCTTCTACCGCTTCGATTCGGCCGAGGCGGCCCGAGACGCGACGCGGGTCAATGGCGGGCGGAGCGATTCGCCGTACGTCAAAAGCCTCAATGGCGACTGGCGGTTCAAGTACGTCGGCAACGTCGAAGAGCGTCCGACCGATTTCTTCGAGAGCGGCTTCGACGACAGCGGCTGGGACACGATCCCCGTGCCGTCGAACTGGGAGCTCCAGGGCCACGGCCAGCCGATCTACACGAACGTCACCTACCCGTTCGACAAGAACCCGCCGTTCATTGCGGGCCGCAACGGCAGCCCGGTCGGCTCGTACCGCACGAAGTTCACCGTCCCCGCCGAGTGGCAGGGCCGGACGGTCGAGATCTGCTTCGACGGCGTCGAGAGTGCGTTCTACCTGTGGTGCAACGGCAAGAAGGTCGGCTACTCGCAAGACAGCCGCACGCCGGCGCGGTTCGACCTGACGTCGTACCTGAACAAGGACGGCGAGAACATTTTGGCGGTGCAGGTGTTCCGCTGGAGCGATGGGTCGTACTTGGAAGACCAGGACTTTTGGCGGCTGAGTGGGATTTTCCGCGACGTGTATCTCGAAGGCGTTCCCGAGACGCATCTCGCTGACTTCGAAGTGCAGACCGAACTCGATGACTCGTACGAGGACGCGACTCTCAATCTCAACGTCGCCGCCCCAGGCGCCCCGGGGGTAAAGGCCGAGTTGTTCGACGCCGCAGGCAAGAGCGTCGCCACCCTCGAGTCGAAGAAGACCGATGTAGCCTTTGACGCTCAAAAGGGCCTTGTGTTCGGCGGTAAAAAGAAAGCGGACGCGGCGCCGACGACCAACCTGTCAGCGAAGATCGAATCGCCGCAGCTTTGGACCGCGGAGACGCCCAACCTCTATCGGCTTGTCGTCGCCATCACCGACGCGGACGGCGAGACGATTGAAGCCACGGCCCTCAACGTCGGCTTCCGCAAGGTCGAGATCAAAGACGGCGTGCTGCTTGTGAACGGTAAGTACGTCTACATCAACGGCGTCAACCGCCACGAGCACCACCCCCGCACCGGGCACACCATTTCGCGGGAGTCGATGATCGAGGACATCCTCCTCATGAAGCGGAACAACATCAACGCCGTCCGCACCTGCCACTACCCCGACTCCCCCGAGTGGTACGACCTCTGCGACGAGTACGGCCTCTACCTCGTCGACGAGGCGAACATTGAATCGCACGGCATGGGTTATGGGCCCGAGTCGCTCGCCAAGCAGCCCGAGTGGGGCCCGGCGCACCTCGACCGCACAAAGAACGTCGTCGAGCGTGACAAGAACCATCCCTCGGTGGTGATCTGGTCGCTGGGCAACGAAGCGGGCAACGGCGTCAACTTCATGACCAATTACGACTGGATCAAGCAGCGCGACCCGTCGCGCCCTGTGCAGTACGAGCAGGCGTACTACCGGGACCGCAACACCGACATCCGCTGCCCGATGTACGACTCGATCGACCGGATGGTCGAGTACGCCACCGGCAAGATGGACGGCGTGAAGGCCGATCGGCCCTTGATCCAGTGCGAGTACGCCCACGCCATGGGCAACTCGGTCGGGAACTTCAAGGAGTACTGGGACGCCATCCGCAAGCACCGCCTGCTGCAGGGCGGGTTCATCTGGGACTGGGTCGATCAAGGGCTCTACAAGAAGATTGATGGCGGTGAAGGCGAGTTCTTTGCCTACGGCGGCGACTTCGGCGACCGGCCCACGGACTGGAACTTCTGTTGCAACGGCCTCGTGCAGCCCGACCGCAAGCCGAATCCGCACCTCCATGAAGTCAAGAAGGTCTATCAGCGGATCGAGACGACGCACGACGCCGAGAAGCTCGGCGTGCTTACCGTGAAGAACGGCTACGACCACCAGTCGCTCGGTGGCATCGAACTGGCTTGGAAGATCGAAGTCGATGGCGAAGCGATGAAACGCGGCGTCGCCAAGTTGCCGCCACTCGCCGCGGGCGAGTCGGGTGAAGTAAACCTGCCGATCACGGCGCCCCCTGCCCTGCCGGGCCAAGAAGCCGTGCTGACGGTGAGCTATCGCCTCAAGGACGATGCATTGTGGGCCGACGCGGGTCATGAGGTCGCTTGGGAGCAGTTCGAGATTGATCCCGTCCTGGCGACAGCGAAGTCGGAGAAGGACCCCGAGGGGTCGGGCAAGTCAGCCGTCGAGAAGTCGGAGGAGTCATTCGTGCTTTCGGCCGCGGACGCCGAGGTCCGTATCGATCGCCAGACCGGCTTCGTCGAGTCGATTGCGTTCGAAGGCGACGAGCTGATCGAGACGCCGATCACACCGTGCTACTGGCGGGCGCCGACCGACAACGACAACGGCAATCAGATGCCGCGGCGGATGGGCTATTGGAAGAAGTTCGCCGAAGGGCGGAAGCTCGTGAGCTGTGAGACGGTCGACAACGGCGACGCGGTTGCCGCGGAGTTCAAGAGCGCCGACGACAAGGTGACCGAGACGCTGACCTATCGGCTCTCCGCGTCAGGCGCTTTGGCGATTACGCATCGTGTCGTCGCTTCGGACACGCCCGACTTGCCGCGGGTCGGCCTGACGATGGAGGCGCCCAAGTCGATGGCGACCGCGACGTGGTTCGGTCGCGGCCCGCACGAGAGTATGTGGGATCGCAAGACGGGCGCGGCGGTGGGGCGCTACTCGGCGCCGGCCGATTCGCTGACGCACGACTACGTCCGGCCGCAGGAGACGGGGCAGCGCTGCGACGTGCGCTGGCTGGCGCTAACGAGCGATACGGATCGCGGACTGATCGTCACGGGTTCGCCCGTGTTTGAGTTCGCGGTCAGGCCCTACACTGACGAGGTCCTGGAAGCCGCCAAGCACCCGCACGAGATCAAGCCCGGTGAGAACCTGACGCTGCATCTCGACCACCACCAGATGGGCGTCGGCGGCGACAACTCGTGGGGCGCCTGGACGCACGCCGAGTACCGCCTACCGGCGGGCGAGTACGAGCACACCGTGACGCTGCGGCCTTATCGGTCGGGATTGGGCCCCGTTGGCGTCGTCGCCCGGCGGCCTTAG
- a CDS encoding sodium:solute symporter family transporter: MGFSILDWVVFFAFIGAVLAVGLFKSRRKSTDGEQTSQDYFLAGRGLSWWLVGFSLIAANISSEQFVGMSGSGASHVGLAIASYEWLAAITLVVVAFGFLPYFLRVGIYTMPEFLEYRYNGLARFLMAAATVLIYVLLVAAVTYSGALTVQTLASRFGVDVALWIPSLFIAVIAMVYVVAGGLKASVWADLLQGSALILGGLFIMWLAFGRLGEAETAAMYVSTTTGEIAVVDLDPEMSSVERFVELNRKQLNMFLPASDNVLPWTALLLGVWIPNFYYWGLNQYITQRTLGSSSLAQGQKGIVFAAYLKLVIPFIVVIPGILAFNLFSDEMRLEARGDASGAMTVYLKANPDTAFVTTVEAPDAAAIEAAQGPGYVIALYESKAAIAEEKAKSPWVLPMIKADFEKKDAAEFQAFSYVEDHAWQHVNQAFAEEVDAHNAEVTAAANAAGKQTVRQAMVAYKYDTALGLLLAMLPRNGMFGFVMAALLGAVISSLAAMLNAASSIFTLDLFNKHVAPGASQGTLVKVGRITVLALTVLAVWLSPKLSDPNISNSIFTIIQGVQGLISPGVLAIFAFGLLVRRAPRICGAAGLITNAIVYGSLWYLSSKTDVFAEYPFMNNFLNWMAISFVACLLVLSALTATAPLKEPVTFEANTDLDLKSSSGAWIAGLVAIALTIVFYILFSPLVIAR, translated from the coding sequence GTGGGATTCTCCATACTCGACTGGGTCGTTTTCTTCGCCTTCATCGGGGCGGTCCTCGCCGTTGGCCTCTTCAAGAGCCGGCGGAAGAGCACCGACGGTGAACAGACCTCGCAGGACTACTTCCTCGCCGGCCGCGGCCTGAGCTGGTGGCTTGTGGGCTTCTCGCTGATCGCCGCCAACATCAGCTCTGAGCAGTTCGTCGGCATGAGCGGTAGCGGCGCCAGCCACGTCGGCCTGGCGATCGCCAGCTACGAATGGCTCGCCGCGATCACGCTGGTGGTCGTCGCCTTCGGCTTCCTGCCCTACTTCTTGCGGGTCGGCATCTACACGATGCCCGAGTTTCTTGAGTACCGCTACAACGGCCTGGCGCGGTTCCTCATGGCCGCCGCGACGGTGCTGATCTACGTGCTGCTGGTCGCCGCGGTGACGTACTCCGGCGCGCTGACGGTGCAGACGCTCGCGTCTCGCTTCGGCGTGGATGTCGCCCTCTGGATTCCTTCGCTGTTCATCGCGGTGATTGCGATGGTCTACGTCGTCGCGGGCGGTTTGAAGGCGTCGGTCTGGGCCGACCTGCTGCAGGGGTCGGCGCTGATCCTCGGCGGCCTGTTCATCATGTGGCTCGCCTTCGGACGGCTCGGTGAGGCGGAGACGGCGGCAATGTACGTCAGCACCACCACCGGCGAGATTGCGGTCGTCGATCTCGACCCCGAGATGAGTTCGGTCGAGCGGTTCGTCGAGCTCAACCGCAAGCAGCTCAACATGTTCCTCCCGGCCAGCGACAACGTGCTGCCGTGGACGGCGCTACTCTTGGGCGTGTGGATCCCCAACTTCTACTACTGGGGCCTCAACCAGTACATCACGCAGCGGACGCTCGGCTCCTCGAGCCTTGCCCAGGGCCAGAAGGGCATCGTCTTCGCCGCCTACTTAAAGCTGGTGATCCCGTTCATCGTCGTGATCCCTGGCATCCTTGCCTTCAATCTCTTCAGCGACGAGATGCGACTCGAAGCCCGCGGCGACGCCAGCGGCGCGATGACGGTGTACCTCAAAGCCAACCCCGACACGGCGTTCGTAACGACCGTCGAGGCGCCCGACGCCGCCGCCATTGAAGCAGCGCAAGGCCCCGGTTATGTGATCGCGCTCTACGAATCGAAGGCGGCGATCGCTGAGGAGAAGGCTAAGAGCCCCTGGGTCCTCCCGATGATCAAGGCGGACTTTGAGAAGAAAGATGCCGCCGAGTTCCAGGCGTTTAGCTATGTCGAGGACCACGCTTGGCAGCACGTCAACCAAGCCTTCGCCGAGGAAGTCGACGCCCACAACGCCGAAGTTACCGCCGCCGCCAATGCCGCCGGCAAGCAGACCGTTCGCCAAGCGATGGTTGCTTACAAGTACGACACCGCGCTGGGCCTGCTCCTAGCGATGCTGCCGCGGAACGGCATGTTCGGCTTCGTCATGGCCGCTTTGCTCGGCGCGGTGATCAGTTCGCTGGCGGCGATGCTCAACGCGGCGTCGTCGATCTTTACGCTCGACCTGTTCAACAAGCACGTCGCGCCGGGCGCCTCGCAGGGCACGCTCGTTAAGGTCGGTCGCATCACAGTCTTGGCGCTGACCGTCCTGGCCGTCTGGCTGTCACCGAAGCTCAGCGACCCGAACATCTCCAACTCGATCTTCACGATCATCCAGGGCGTGCAGGGCCTGATCTCGCCCGGCGTGCTGGCGATCTTCGCCTTCGGCCTCCTGGTCCGCCGCGCGCCACGTATCTGCGGCGCCGCCGGCCTGATCACCAACGCGATCGTCTACGGCTCGCTCTGGTACCTGTCGTCGAAGACAGACGTGTTCGCCGAGTACCCGTTCATGAACAACTTCTTGAACTGGATGGCGATCTCGTTCGTCGCGTGCCTCCTCGTGCTGTCGGCCCTGACGGCGACGGCGCCGCTCAAGGAGCCCGTCACGTTCGAAGCCAACACCGACCTCGACCTGAAGAGCTCCAGCGGCGCCTGGATCGCTGGCCTCGTCGCCATCGCCCTGACGATCGTCTTCTACATCCTCTTCAGCCCGCTGGTGATCGCCCGCTGA
- a CDS encoding oxidoreductase — MNFPKIASLKTADAFQSRLNEIGAPMPFDETVEAGAGSTLWQPIDSGAGVIGNRWTILPMEGWDGEADGTPTDLTRRRWRNFGLSGAGLIWGGEAVAVRHDGRANPNQLMLNDATASSIESLREELVGEHVKAFGSDDGLVVGLQLTHSGRYARPNDKKRLEPRIAYRHPVLDPRAGVTDDGAILSDDDLDRLVDDFIAAAVLAQKIGYAFIDVKHCHGYLGHELLSGFDRPGKYGGDFEGRTRFLRNVVAGVRAAAPGLAIGVRLSVFDYSPYKPGPDGDGVPEVAGAYPYAFGGDGQGGIDLTEPSKFLSLLKELGIRLVCTTCGSPYYNPHIQRPAAFPPSDGYQPPEDPLAGVARQIDATAKLKSEHPDLVIVGSGYTYLQDCLPNVGQAAVRSGMVDSIGLGRMVLSYPDLPADVFAGKSLVRKRVCRTFSECTTAPRNGIVSGCYPLDPFYKERPEREQVLAITKGK; from the coding sequence ATGAACTTTCCCAAGATCGCCAGCCTCAAGACCGCCGACGCCTTCCAGTCACGGCTCAATGAGATCGGCGCCCCGATGCCGTTCGATGAGACGGTCGAGGCGGGGGCGGGCTCGACGCTGTGGCAGCCGATCGACTCGGGCGCGGGCGTCATCGGCAACCGATGGACGATCCTGCCGATGGAGGGCTGGGACGGCGAGGCCGACGGCACGCCGACCGACCTGACGCGCAGGCGGTGGCGGAACTTTGGGCTCAGCGGCGCCGGACTGATCTGGGGGGGCGAGGCGGTCGCCGTCCGGCACGATGGGCGGGCCAATCCCAACCAGTTGATGCTCAACGACGCGACGGCCTCGTCGATCGAGTCGCTTCGCGAAGAGCTCGTCGGCGAACATGTGAAGGCGTTCGGCAGCGACGATGGCCTCGTGGTCGGCCTCCAACTGACGCACTCGGGCCGCTACGCGCGGCCGAACGACAAGAAGCGGCTCGAACCGCGGATCGCCTACCGCCACCCGGTGCTTGACCCGCGGGCGGGCGTCACCGACGACGGCGCCATCCTGTCGGACGATGATCTTGATCGGCTGGTGGATGACTTCATCGCGGCGGCGGTGCTCGCGCAGAAAATTGGTTACGCGTTCATTGACGTGAAGCACTGCCACGGCTACTTGGGGCACGAGCTGCTGTCGGGCTTCGACCGCCCCGGCAAGTACGGCGGCGATTTTGAAGGCCGCACACGCTTCTTGCGGAACGTCGTCGCTGGCGTCCGCGCCGCGGCGCCGGGCCTGGCGATTGGCGTACGGCTGAGCGTCTTCGACTACTCGCCGTATAAGCCGGGGCCCGATGGCGACGGCGTCCCTGAGGTCGCTGGCGCTTACCCTTACGCCTTCGGCGGCGACGGCCAAGGTGGAATCGACCTCACCGAGCCGAGCAAGTTTCTCTCGCTGCTCAAGGAACTGGGCATCCGCCTCGTCTGCACGACCTGCGGCAGCCCCTACTACAACCCCCACATCCAGCGCCCCGCGGCGTTCCCGCCCTCGGACGGTTACCAGCCGCCCGAGGACCCGCTGGCGGGCGTCGCGCGGCAGATCGACGCGACGGCGAAGCTCAAGAGCGAGCACCCCGATCTGGTGATCGTTGGCTCGGGCTACACGTACCTCCAAGACTGCCTGCCAAACGTCGGGCAAGCCGCAGTCCGTAGCGGGATGGTGGACTCCATCGGCCTGGGCCGGATGGTCCTGTCGTACCCCGACCTGCCGGCCGACGTGTTCGCGGGCAAGTCACTCGTCCGCAAGCGCGTCTGCCGGACGTTCAGCGAATGCACCACCGCCCCGCGCAACGGCATCGTGTCGGGCTGCTACCCGCTCGACCCGTTCTACAAGGAACGGCCCGAGCGTGAGCAGGTGCTCGCCATCACGAAAGGCAAGTGA
- a CDS encoding helix-turn-helix transcriptional regulator — protein MPSHKTRHALPETLPPWGVAVLESHHALDWTMDWRRHPFLKVIYVLAGEGTVEVASRGLPFTAGDLVVVPPERRNRIIDAPGQPSSLYVLCVTPAVLRFDRALIARLPAGCAERSSYLANRAEAIFRRLLFQQSHGGASASIAMVASALELLALLLEPPQEQAEDTSKARREVRRYVSRLDTHFFETTTIDDAARRLGLSRRRFTQLFKEETGQGWLAYVHERAVDHAARLLAETEAPIAAVAFECGFSDLSTFYRRFKSLRGVSPGEWRRQARGEG, from the coding sequence ATGCCGTCCCACAAAACCCGCCACGCCCTCCCCGAAACGCTCCCGCCGTGGGGCGTCGCGGTGCTGGAAAGCCACCACGCCCTCGACTGGACGATGGACTGGCGCCGGCACCCCTTCCTGAAGGTCATTTACGTGCTGGCGGGGGAGGGGACCGTCGAGGTCGCTAGCAGGGGGTTGCCGTTCACGGCCGGCGACCTCGTGGTGGTTCCGCCCGAACGCCGCAACCGGATCATCGACGCCCCGGGGCAGCCGTCGTCGCTCTACGTGCTCTGCGTTACGCCGGCAGTGCTGCGGTTCGACCGAGCCTTGATCGCCCGGCTGCCGGCCGGCTGCGCCGAGCGGTCGAGCTATCTGGCGAATCGGGCGGAAGCGATCTTCCGTCGGCTGTTGTTCCAACAGTCGCACGGCGGGGCGAGCGCGAGCATCGCGATGGTCGCCTCGGCCTTGGAGCTGCTGGCGCTGTTGTTGGAGCCCCCTCAGGAACAAGCCGAAGACACGAGCAAGGCCCGACGCGAGGTCCGCCGCTATGTCAGCCGGCTCGACACCCACTTCTTCGAGACCACAACGATCGACGACGCGGCCCGCCGGCTCGGCCTCTCGCGCAGGCGCTTCACGCAGCTCTTCAAAGAAGAGACCGGCCAGGGCTGGCTCGCCTATGTCCACGAGCGTGCGGTGGATCACGCCGCGCGACTACTCGCCGAGACTGAGGCGCCGATCGCCGCGGTAGCGTTTGAGTGTGGGTTCAGCGACCTCTCGACGTTCTACCGCCGCTTCAAGTCGCTCCGCGGCGTTAGCCCCGGAGAGTGGCGGCGGCAGGCGCGCGGAGAGGGCTAG
- a CDS encoding AI-2E family transporter → MSKSKPTPPAEKPEPSEGSDIHSIAEAIDDAPPLSVSMPGVPRVISLIVLVAVLLGISVLFFRVMATFLVPLFLAAVLTVVFKPLHVWILNKVGGRNQLAALATTTLITLGVVVPTALLGWMAFVETSQIVRVVQTNADTEAPAAAEGEEDSVIPDGVDHKEEQEDAAEDEAAGGVGKALTAWMQPFAEWYRVNMNEEFEPAKLAQNAAQQVVKVGWVGVQALVGFLVGMAIMIFALYFFLADGPKIVETLMHLSPLDDDYERELLVQFATVSRAVVLATLLSAFVQGILGGIGYYFVIDDWAPANALAQYGGDIDQVPENLRIHPPVILLTVLTMLLAIVPFVGATAVWIPVALWVYFAQGDLWPAIGMTIYGFAVVSSIDNLIKPWVLHGQSNLHPLLALLSVLGGLQLLGPIGILVGPMLVAFMQALLLMLRKELDVIAEEAEENGDSVPKPA, encoded by the coding sequence GTGTCGAAGTCGAAGCCAACGCCCCCCGCCGAGAAGCCTGAACCGTCGGAGGGGAGCGATATCCACAGCATTGCCGAGGCGATCGACGACGCGCCGCCGCTGTCGGTCTCGATGCCCGGCGTACCGCGGGTGATCTCGCTGATCGTGCTGGTGGCGGTGTTGCTAGGGATCAGCGTGCTGTTCTTCCGGGTGATGGCGACATTCCTCGTGCCGCTCTTCTTGGCGGCAGTGCTGACGGTGGTGTTCAAGCCGCTGCATGTTTGGATTCTCAATAAGGTCGGCGGCCGCAATCAGTTGGCCGCGTTGGCGACGACGACCCTCATCACGCTCGGCGTTGTCGTGCCGACAGCGCTGCTCGGCTGGATGGCGTTTGTGGAGACCTCGCAGATTGTGCGAGTCGTCCAGACAAACGCCGACACTGAGGCCCCGGCGGCGGCCGAAGGCGAGGAGGATTCCGTCATTCCCGACGGCGTTGATCACAAAGAAGAGCAAGAAGACGCCGCCGAAGACGAGGCGGCGGGAGGAGTAGGGAAAGCCCTGACGGCGTGGATGCAGCCGTTTGCCGAGTGGTACCGTGTCAACATGAACGAAGAGTTCGAACCCGCCAAGTTGGCGCAGAACGCGGCCCAGCAGGTCGTCAAGGTTGGTTGGGTCGGGGTTCAGGCATTGGTCGGATTCTTGGTCGGCATGGCGATCATGATTTTCGCGCTCTACTTCTTCCTGGCCGACGGCCCAAAGATCGTCGAGACGCTCATGCACCTGTCGCCGCTAGACGACGACTACGAACGCGAATTGCTGGTGCAATTCGCTACGGTTAGCCGAGCCGTGGTGCTGGCGACGCTCTTGTCGGCGTTCGTCCAAGGGATTCTTGGCGGCATTGGCTATTACTTCGTCATCGACGACTGGGCGCCGGCGAACGCGCTGGCCCAGTACGGCGGCGACATCGACCAAGTCCCGGAGAACTTGCGGATCCATCCGCCGGTTATCCTGCTAACCGTGTTGACGATGCTGCTGGCGATCGTACCGTTCGTCGGCGCGACAGCGGTGTGGATCCCGGTCGCGCTGTGGGTCTACTTCGCGCAGGGTGATCTGTGGCCAGCGATCGGGATGACGATCTACGGATTCGCGGTGGTGTCGTCGATCGACAACTTGATCAAGCCCTGGGTGCTGCACGGGCAGTCGAACCTCCACCCGCTCTTGGCGCTGCTGAGCGTGTTGGGCGGTCTGCAGTTGCTGGGGCCGATCGGGATCCTCGTTGGCCCGATGCTGGTGGCGTTCATGCAGGCCTTGCTGCTGATGCTCCGCAAAGAACTCGACGTGATCGCCGAGGAGGCTGAGGAGAACGGCGACAGCGTGCCCAAGCCGGCCTAG